One Mugil cephalus isolate CIBA_MC_2020 chromosome 10, CIBA_Mcephalus_1.1, whole genome shotgun sequence genomic window carries:
- the c10h15orf40 gene encoding UPF0235 protein C15orf40 homolog isoform X3, translating into MFSWSVVSFRSLLTFHWTRVTALNVSVLSRRFPSLFRVGAALLSGPSSRTWTSSGTRTREMPKKDKMRGQPAGGTVAESRVSGPVSLDRSGAVVVVVHAKPGSKHSAITEVSAEAVGVAIAAPPTDGEANTELIRYLAEVLDLKKSHVSLDKGSRSRDKLIRVDSSLSVEEVLRKLQEAAG; encoded by the exons ATGTTTTCTTGGTCAGTTGTGTCTTTCAGGTCTCTACTTACTTTTCATTGGACTCGGGTCACAGCGTTGAACGTTTCGGTTCTCAGCCGCCGGTTCCCGTCCTTGTTCCGGGTCGGAGCGGCTCTTCTGTCCGGTCCCTCCTCCAGAACCTGGACTAGctccgggaccaggaccagagagatgccgaaaaaagacaaa ATGAGAGGACAGCCAGCTGGGGGGACAGTAGCTGAGTCCAGGGTCTCAGGTCCAGTGAGTCTGGACCGAAGCGgggcagtggtggtggtggtccaCGCTAAGCCGGGCTCCAAACACAGCGCCATCACAG AAGTCTCAGCTGAGGCAGTGGGTGTGGCCATCGCAGCGCCACCTACAGACGGAGAAGCCAACACCGAACTGATCCGCTACCTGGCCGAGGTCCTGGACCTGAAGAAGAGCCACGTCTCTCTGGACAAG GGCTCCAGGTCCAGGGACAAACTCATCAGAGTGGACTCCTCTCTGAGTGTGGAGGAGGTGCTGAGGAAGCTTCAGGAGGCTGCCGGCTGA
- the c10h15orf40 gene encoding UPF0235 protein C15orf40 homolog isoform X1, protein MFSWSVVSFRSLLTFHWTRVTALNVSVLSRRFPSLFRVGAALLSGPSSRTWTSSGTRTREMPKKDKVGKMRGQPAGGTVAESRVSGPVSLDRSGAVVVVVHAKPGSKHSAITEVSAEAVGVAIAAPPTDGEANTELIRYLAEVLDLKKSHVSLDKGSRSRDKLIRVDSSLSVEEVLRKLQEAAG, encoded by the exons ATGTTTTCTTGGTCAGTTGTGTCTTTCAGGTCTCTACTTACTTTTCATTGGACTCGGGTCACAGCGTTGAACGTTTCGGTTCTCAGCCGCCGGTTCCCGTCCTTGTTCCGGGTCGGAGCGGCTCTTCTGTCCGGTCCCTCCTCCAGAACCTGGACTAGctccgggaccaggaccagagagatgccgaaaaaagacaaagtgggCAAA ATGAGAGGACAGCCAGCTGGGGGGACAGTAGCTGAGTCCAGGGTCTCAGGTCCAGTGAGTCTGGACCGAAGCGgggcagtggtggtggtggtccaCGCTAAGCCGGGCTCCAAACACAGCGCCATCACAG AAGTCTCAGCTGAGGCAGTGGGTGTGGCCATCGCAGCGCCACCTACAGACGGAGAAGCCAACACCGAACTGATCCGCTACCTGGCCGAGGTCCTGGACCTGAAGAAGAGCCACGTCTCTCTGGACAAG GGCTCCAGGTCCAGGGACAAACTCATCAGAGTGGACTCCTCTCTGAGTGTGGAGGAGGTGCTGAGGAAGCTTCAGGAGGCTGCCGGCTGA
- the c10h15orf40 gene encoding UPF0235 protein C15orf40 homolog isoform X2: MFSWSVVSFRSLLTFHWTRVTALNVSVLSRRFPSLFRVGAALLSGPSSRTWTSSGTRTREMPKKDKVMRGQPAGGTVAESRVSGPVSLDRSGAVVVVVHAKPGSKHSAITEVSAEAVGVAIAAPPTDGEANTELIRYLAEVLDLKKSHVSLDKGSRSRDKLIRVDSSLSVEEVLRKLQEAAG; encoded by the exons ATGTTTTCTTGGTCAGTTGTGTCTTTCAGGTCTCTACTTACTTTTCATTGGACTCGGGTCACAGCGTTGAACGTTTCGGTTCTCAGCCGCCGGTTCCCGTCCTTGTTCCGGGTCGGAGCGGCTCTTCTGTCCGGTCCCTCCTCCAGAACCTGGACTAGctccgggaccaggaccagagagatgccgaaaaaagacaaagtg ATGAGAGGACAGCCAGCTGGGGGGACAGTAGCTGAGTCCAGGGTCTCAGGTCCAGTGAGTCTGGACCGAAGCGgggcagtggtggtggtggtccaCGCTAAGCCGGGCTCCAAACACAGCGCCATCACAG AAGTCTCAGCTGAGGCAGTGGGTGTGGCCATCGCAGCGCCACCTACAGACGGAGAAGCCAACACCGAACTGATCCGCTACCTGGCCGAGGTCCTGGACCTGAAGAAGAGCCACGTCTCTCTGGACAAG GGCTCCAGGTCCAGGGACAAACTCATCAGAGTGGACTCCTCTCTGAGTGTGGAGGAGGTGCTGAGGAAGCTTCAGGAGGCTGCCGGCTGA